From Thamnophis elegans isolate rThaEle1 chromosome 12, rThaEle1.pri, whole genome shotgun sequence, one genomic window encodes:
- the LOC116515692 gene encoding guanylate-binding protein 1-like, with protein MEAPVCLIENTPNGLHVSPEALRLLSEIRQPVVVVSIVGLYRTGKSYLMNKLAGKNSGFCLGSTVQAKTKGIWMWCVPYPDRPNQTLVLLDTEGLGDVRKGSPQNDTWIFALAVLLSSTLVYNSIGTIDQTALDKLHFVTELSEHIKTKASSIPGDRNDTSEFVGFFPAFVWTVRDFTLQLEHDGKPISEDDYLEHALELKTGNTEKEQTFNLPRKCIRLFFPTRKCFVLECPTKRKKLPFLEQMEDSELEPEFVEQVKMFCRYVYWTSREKTLPGGHVVTGNLLAKLAKGYVDAISSGNVPCLENEVLALAEIENRAALQEAVACYAQLMEQSMELPTETLQELLDVHKKCEEQALKKFMARAFKDDKRLFQAEFMKTVDSKKEEYCRKNERESSKICSALLNSLSENLEQNIKNGSYSRSGGHQEFVNDLQKVEKQFLETPKKGIMGGNILKEFLQSKENISKTILQSDVSLQEKEKEIEEEKMKAKAKELEDEVLRQEMKMLQQKVEDQKQSYEMNQQKLMEKMEEERKQMKEEYEKMMQSKLREQKALLEEGFWKDADQLSKEIQQLKTEKEAAEGPSWLDTTLDLFKTALNIAAPILSTVFLTRDRKK; from the exons ATGGAGGCTCCGGTGTGCCTGATTGAAAACACACCCAATGGCCTCCACGTTTCTCCGGAGGCCCTTCGGTTGCTCTCGGAAATCCGGCAGCCAGTGGTGGTGGTGTCCATCGTGGGACTGTATCGCACGGGCAAGTCCTACCTGATGAACAAGCTGGCTGGCAAAAATTCAG GTTTCTGTTTGGGCTCCACAGTGCAAGCAAAAACGAAAGGAATCTGGATGTGGTGCGTTCCCTATCCGGACAGGCCTAACCAAACCCTTGTCCTGCTGGATACTGAGGGATTAGGTGACGTGAGAAAG GGCAGTCCTCAAAATGATACCTGGATCTTCGCTTTGGCCGTGTTGCTGAGTAGCACCCTCGTCTACAACAGTATTGGGACTATTGATCAGACTGCTCTGGACAAGCTTCA TTTTGTGACAGAGCTGTCTGAACATATCAAGACCAAGGCTTCCTCCATTCCTGGAGATAGAAATGATACTTCTGAATTCGTTGGCTTCTTCCCAGCTTTTGTCTGGACGGTGCGAGATTTCACACTGCAGCTGGAACATGATGGGAAACCCATCTCGGAGGATGATTATCTCGAACATGCTCTGGAATTAAAAACAG GGAACACCGAAAAGGAGCAGACATTCAATCTGCCACGCAAATGCATCCGGCTATTCTTCCCCACCCGGAAGTGTTTCGTCCTTGAATGCCCTACTAAAAGGAAGAAGTTACCTTTCCTAGAACAGATGGAGGACAGTGAGCTGGAGCCTGAATTTGTGGAACAAGTGAAGATGTTCTGTCGTTACGTCTATTGGACTTCTCGAGAGAAGACTCTTCCAGGCGGGCACGTTGTCACTGGCAACT TGTTGGCAAAGTTAGCCAAGGGCTATGTGGATGCAATCTCTAGTGGGAACGTTCCCTGCCTGGAGAATGAAGTCTTGGCCTTGGCGGAGATTGAGAACAGGGCAGCCTTGCAGGAAGCTGTTGCTTGCTATGCACAACTGATGGAGCAAAGCATGGAGCTACCCACTGAGACTCTCCAGGAACTCCTGGATGTACACAAAAAATGTGAGGAACAAGCCCTCAAGAAGTTCATGGCTCGTGCCTTTAAGGATGATAAACGTCTGTTCCAGGCTGAATTCATG AAAACTGTGGATAGCAAAAAGGAAGAGTACTGCAGGAAAAATGAGCGGGAATCTTCTAAAATCTGTTCAGCTTTATTGAATTCACTCTCTGAGAACCTGGAGCAGAACATCAAGAACGGAAGCTACTCCCGATCTGGTGGCCACCAGGAATTTGTAAATGACCTCCAAAAAGTGGAGAAACAATTTTTGGAGACACCTAAGAAAGGAATAATG GGAGGGAATATCCTGAAAGAATTCCTCCAGAGCAAGGAAAACATCAGCAAAACCATCCTTCAAAGTGATGTGAGCCttcaagagaaagagaaggaaatagaAG AggaaaaaatgaaggccaaagccAAAGAACTAGAGGATGAGGTCCTGAGGCAGGAAATGAAAATGCTCCAACAGAAGGTGGAGGACCAGAAACAGAGTTATGAGATGAACCAACAGAAGCTAAtggagaagatggaggaagaaaggaaacagaTGAAGGAAGAGTATGAGAAGATGATGCAAAGCAAACTCAGG gaacagaaggctttattGGAAGAGGGTTTCTGGAAGGACGCAGACCAACTGAGCAAGGAAATCCAGCAGCTCAAAACCGAAAAGGAAGCTGCGGAAGGACCAAGTTGGCTCGACACAACTCTTGACTTATTTAAAACTGCACTAAATATTGCAGCACCCATACTTTCTACG GTTTTTCTCACACGTGACCGAAAAAAGTAG